In Notamacropus eugenii isolate mMacEug1 chromosome 1, mMacEug1.pri_v2, whole genome shotgun sequence, one genomic interval encodes:
- the LOC140534433 gene encoding olfactory receptor 6B2-like has product MSGEQGWGSAEGFSLSISLPLSHPSEVVFFRPCHPQPHHTMRGENVTHVKEFILVGFPTALWLQYLLFLLFLLAYLFVLAENTTIIFVVWTSAALHKPMYYFLASLSFLEIWYVSDILPKMLDTFLSQWRSISFEGCMTQLYFFSSLVCSECVLLASMAYDRYVAIGHPLRYSVIMTTGLCVRLVVFSYVSGFTISVIKVYFISSATFCGSNVMNHFFCDISPILKLACTDFSMAELVDFVLAFIILVFPLIATMLSYGHICMAVLRIPSSTGRWKAFSTCASHLTVVVIFYTAMIFMYVRPQAIDSWSSNKLISAIYTVLTPIVNPLIYCLRNKEFKGNLKQSLGIGQAPGEDPVLHY; this is encoded by the coding sequence ATGTCAGGGGAGCAAGGCTGGGGCTCTGCAGAGGGTTTCTCCCTGAgcatctctctgcctctgtcccaCCCTTCTGAGGTGGTGTTTTTCAGACCCTGTCATCCTCAGCCCCACCACACAATGAGGGGAGAGAATGTGACCCACGTCAAGGAATTCATCCTTGTGGGCTTCCCCACGGCCCTGTGGCTGCAGTACCTGCTCTTTCTGCTCTTTCTCCTGGCTTATCTCTTTGTCCTGGCAGAGAACACCACCATCATCTTTGTGGTCTGGACCAGTGCTGCCCTCCACAAGCCCATGTACTACTTTTTGGCAAGTCTGTCCTTCCTGGAGATCTGGTACGTCTCTGACATCCTCCCTAAGATGCTGGACACCTTCCTCTCCCAGTGGAGAAGCATTTCCTTTGAGGGCTGCATGACACAACTCTACTTCTTTAGCTCCCTGGTGTGCAGTGAGTGCGTCCTCCTCGCCTCCATGGCCTATGACCGCTACGTGGCCATAGGCCACCCCTTGCGCTACTCAGTTATCATGACCACAGGCCTTTGTGTGCGGCTAGTGGTCTTCTCCTATGTTAGTGGCTTTACCATCTCTGTAATTAAAGTCTATTTCATCTCCAGCGCTACATTCTGTGGCTCCAATGTCATGAACCACTTTTTCTGTGacatctcccccatcctcaaactGGCCTGCACAGACTTCTCCATGGCTGAGCTGGTGGACTTTGTCTTGGCTTTCATCATCCTGGTGTTCCCGCTCATTGCCACCATGCTCTCCTATGGACACATCTGTATGGCTGTGCTTCGAATCCCCTCCTCCACTGGCCGCTGGAAAGCCTTCTCCACCTGTGCATCCCACCTCACAGTGGTGGTCATCTTCTACACAGCCATGATCTTCATGTACGTCCGTCCCCAGGCCATTGACTCCTGGAGTTCAAACAAGTTGATTTCAGCCATCTACACAGTCCTGACTCCCATTGTGAATCCTCTCATCTACTGCCTGAGGAACAAGGAGTTCAAGGGCAACCTCAAACAGAGCCTGGGCATTGGCCAGGCTCCAGGGGAGGACCCAGTCCTCCACTATTAG